The Myxococcus fulvus genome has a window encoding:
- a CDS encoding aldehyde dehydrogenase family protein yields MLAERYPYYVANRPRWPNTDLPVVDKYSGEVVTRVALSDAAAVEEAIAAAVRAAGPMRRLPAHARQAVLEHCVRRFQERAEELALVLCIEAGKPLRDARGEVTRLIETFKAAAEEAVRGGGEVLNLEVSARAEGYRGFTRRVPVGPVSLITPFNFPLNLVAHKVAPAIAAGCPFILKPSDRTPVSAMILAEVLAETNLPEGAFSVVTPTLKDIGPLIEDERLKLLSFTGSEKVGWDLKARAGRKKVVLELGGNAACVVDREPGAPLEVVADRVALGAFFQSGQSCISVQRVLVHASHYEAFKALIVERARALRSGNPRDEATTLGPMIDEPAAKRLEGWIQDAVGRGARVLTGGGRKGALLEATVLEGVPEDAPLSAEEAFGPVVLLQPFTSFTEAMAQVNAGRYGLQAGLFTNDLSRAMHAWDELEVGGVVVGDVPSFRVDTMPYGGVKGSGLGREGVKYAIEDMTELRLLVLRQRAPQED; encoded by the coding sequence ATGTTGGCTGAACGCTACCCGTACTACGTGGCCAACCGGCCGCGCTGGCCGAACACGGACCTGCCCGTGGTGGACAAGTACTCGGGCGAGGTGGTGACGCGCGTCGCGCTCTCGGACGCGGCCGCGGTGGAGGAGGCCATCGCCGCGGCGGTGCGCGCGGCGGGGCCGATGCGGCGTCTGCCCGCGCATGCCCGACAGGCGGTGCTGGAGCACTGCGTGCGTCGCTTCCAGGAGCGCGCGGAGGAGCTGGCCCTGGTGCTCTGCATCGAGGCGGGCAAGCCCTTGCGGGACGCGCGCGGCGAGGTGACGCGGCTCATCGAGACCTTCAAGGCCGCCGCCGAGGAGGCGGTGCGCGGGGGCGGCGAGGTATTGAACCTGGAGGTGTCCGCTCGGGCCGAGGGGTATCGGGGCTTCACGCGTCGGGTGCCGGTGGGGCCCGTGTCGCTCATCACGCCGTTCAACTTCCCGCTCAACCTGGTGGCGCACAAGGTCGCGCCCGCCATCGCGGCGGGGTGCCCGTTCATCCTGAAGCCGTCGGACCGCACGCCGGTGAGCGCGATGATTCTGGCGGAGGTGCTCGCGGAGACGAACCTGCCCGAGGGGGCGTTCTCCGTCGTGACGCCGACGCTGAAGGACATCGGCCCGCTCATCGAGGACGAGCGGCTGAAGCTCCTGTCGTTCACGGGCTCGGAGAAGGTGGGCTGGGACCTCAAGGCGCGTGCGGGGCGCAAGAAGGTGGTGCTGGAGCTGGGCGGCAACGCGGCCTGCGTGGTGGACCGGGAGCCGGGCGCGCCGCTGGAGGTGGTTGCGGACCGCGTGGCGCTCGGTGCGTTCTTCCAGTCGGGGCAGAGCTGCATCTCGGTGCAGCGGGTGCTGGTGCATGCGTCGCACTACGAGGCGTTCAAGGCGCTGATCGTCGAGCGGGCGCGGGCGCTGCGCTCGGGGAACCCGCGAGACGAGGCGACGACGCTGGGGCCGATGATCGACGAGCCGGCGGCGAAGCGACTCGAGGGCTGGATTCAGGACGCGGTGGGGCGGGGTGCCCGGGTGCTGACGGGCGGTGGACGCAAGGGGGCGCTGCTGGAGGCCACGGTGCTGGAGGGGGTGCCCGAGGACGCGCCGCTGAGCGCGGAGGAGGCCTTCGGCCCGGTGGTGTTGCTGCAGCCCTTCACGTCCTTCACGGAGGCGATGGCCCAGGTCAACGCGGGGCGGTACGGGCTCCAGGCGGGGCTCTTCACCAACGACCTCTCACGGGCGATGCATGCCTGGGACGAGCTGGAGGTGGGCGGCGTGGTGGTGGGGGACGTGCCGAGCTTCCGCGTGGACACCATGCCCTACGGCGGCGTGAAGGGCTCCGGTCTGGGGCGCGAGGGCGTGAAGTACGCCATCGAGGACATGACCGAGCTGCGGTTGCTGGTGTTGCGCCAGCGCGCGCCCCAGGAGGATTGA